A genomic segment from Streptomyces antibioticus encodes:
- a CDS encoding ferritin-like fold-containing protein: MRFMTTPDKPDHVSDEPAESAAPTGIAAQDWARASADPQYRAAVVDLLGALAYGELAAFERLAEDAKLAPTLEDKAELAKMASAEFHHFERLRDRLTEIGEQPTLAMEPFVAALDGFHKQTAPSDWLEGLVKAYVGDSIASDFYREVAVRLDTDSRALVLAVLDDTGHAGFAVDRVRAAIDADPRVGGRLALWARRLMGEALSQSQRVVADRDALSTMLVGGVADGFDLAEVGRMFSRITEAHTKRMAALGLAA; this comes from the coding sequence GTGCGCTTCATGACGACCCCTGACAAGCCTGACCACGTGTCCGACGAGCCCGCCGAGTCCGCCGCGCCCACGGGCATCGCCGCCCAGGACTGGGCGCGGGCGTCCGCCGACCCGCAGTACCGGGCCGCGGTCGTGGATCTGCTCGGCGCCCTCGCGTACGGCGAGCTGGCGGCGTTCGAGCGGCTCGCGGAGGACGCCAAGCTGGCGCCCACGCTGGAGGACAAGGCCGAGCTGGCGAAGATGGCGTCGGCCGAGTTCCACCACTTCGAGCGGCTGCGCGACCGGCTCACCGAGATCGGCGAGCAGCCGACCCTCGCGATGGAGCCGTTCGTGGCCGCGCTCGACGGCTTCCACAAGCAGACGGCCCCCTCGGACTGGCTGGAGGGCTTGGTCAAGGCGTACGTCGGCGACTCGATCGCCAGCGACTTCTACCGTGAGGTCGCGGTGCGTCTGGACACCGACAGCCGCGCCCTGGTCCTCGCCGTGCTCGACGACACCGGGCACGCGGGCTTCGCCGTGGACCGGGTGCGTGCCGCGATCGACGCCGACCCGCGCGTGGGCGGCAGGCTCGCTCTGTGGGCGCGGCGGCTGATGGGCGAGGCGCTGTCGCAGTCGCAGCGCGTGGTCGCGGACCGGGACGCGCTGTCGACGATGCTCGTGGGCGGAGTCGCGGACGGCTTCGACCTCGCCGAGGTCGGCCGGATGTTCTCCCGGATCACCGAGGCGCACACCAAGCGGATGGCGGCGCTGGGGCTGGCGGCCTGA
- a CDS encoding DUF3107 domain-containing protein: MEVKIGVQHAPREIVLESGQTPEEVERVVAEALAGKSQLLSLVDQHGRKVLVPADRLAYVELGEPAPRKVGFGAL; encoded by the coding sequence GTGGAGGTCAAGATCGGCGTGCAGCACGCGCCCCGCGAGATCGTTCTGGAGAGCGGTCAGACTCCCGAGGAGGTCGAGCGCGTGGTGGCCGAGGCACTGGCCGGCAAGTCGCAGCTCCTCAGCCTCGTGGACCAGCACGGCCGCAAGGTCCTGGTGCCGGCCGACCGTCTGGCCTACGTCGAGCTGGGCGAGCCCGCCCCCCGCAAGGTGGGCTTCGGCGCGCTGTAG